In the genome of Xenopus tropicalis strain Nigerian chromosome 10, UCB_Xtro_10.0, whole genome shotgun sequence, the window ATAGACTCTGAGACCAGGTTCAGGCAAATAGTCAGGGCGGGCAGAGTCCAGAAACAGGTCAAGGTCAGTACCAGAGATCAGAACAACAGTACTCAAAGCAGGAGGGCCTACCACTGGCAGAGTATCCAGCAGCAGGATGACCAACAAACTGTTAACCAGCACTGGCATCAGTGGccttttaaatttgaatttcatGCCACTTGGAGATGCAAATGCACCATCACCGATGAAACCCTGGAATTTAATGTGTCTGTGCTTGTCCTTGGCTTTTTGGTGCAATAGCGCTGATGTTACTGAGCCATCACCAAGTGCTGGACCTGATCACCATGGTCCCTACACTGTCTTTCCTAGACATAGATTTTTGTTCCAGGAGCATATCAAACAGATATAGCTGAATGCTCATTGATATTTGCAGTTGTAAATGCATTACACCTTTTTTGTAGGGTCTGCTTCTTTCcgcctgcattttgtaggcagtcCGAGACAAGTGGATCTACCCTCATCTGCGGCTCcatgacaggcacagtgttggtctgagtgcagctacatggagcagaaatcggcctgaaaatgcctgctttcatgtTTTTCAGGCCAATCTCCATTCTGTGTATCTGCACTCTGGctgaaagccatctcccattttaatcaaatattttaatatttgaatacacatttcctttttctctgtaataacaaatagGTACCTGGTACATTATCCcagctaagatttaattaatccttattggaggcaagagGTGTGTAATCCCCAATGGTGAATTGTTTATGATCTAATTAAGAGCAAACATGTAACTGGCTATACACTGTATTTAAAGATGCAAACGCTTATAATAAATACAGCTTCAATAGACAAAATTAGAAGTTGAGGTACAACTAAATGTGGTTTAAAATTGTTTTACTGATGTTCTGTATTTGTCTCTTTTTAGCTGTTAATCTTCTGATACATCGGCTCCTGACAACATCTAATAAGGAGAACCATGAGAATCATTTACCCTTGATACAGCAGTTTGTGAAGAGAGAACAAAATGGAGCAGGATTACTCTGAGCTATCTAATACAACGGAACTCTGGTTCACCTCCTTATCACAGCTGGATATTTTTGGAAGAGTAACCCCAACCAATGCATCAATTAGTAACAGTACAACATACTATGACATGACAAGCAATGCCATCCTCacttttatttactttgttgttTGCATAGTAGGACTCTGTGGCAATACTCTAGTCATCTATGTCATTCTACGTTATGCCAAAATGAAGACTATTACCAATATCTATATACTCAATTTGGCAATCGCTGATGAGCTGTTCATGCTTGGCTTACCCTTTTTGGCCATGCAAGTGGCCTTGGTTCACTGGCCTTTTGGCAAAGCCATTTGTCGAATTGTAATGACAGTAGATGGAATAAACCAATTTACCAGTATATTCTGCCTGACAGTCATGAGCATAGATAGATACCTTGCTGTGGTTCACCCCATTAAATCTGCTAAGTGGAGAAGACCCAGGACAGCCAAAATGGTAAATGCTGCGGTATGGACAGTATCCCTTTTGGTAATCATGCCAATTATGACTTATGCTGGTGTGCAAAGTTATCATGGCAGAGGAAGCTGTACAATTATATGGCCTGGAAATTCTAGTGCCTGGTATACTGGGTTTATAATATATGCCTTTATACTAGGTTTTCTAGTACCACTTAGCATCATCTGCCTATGCTATCTCTTCATCATAATCAAAGTGAAATCATCAGGGATAAGAGTTGGCTCTTCTAAAAGAAAAAGATCAGAAAAAAAGGTTACTCGAATGGTGTCTATAGTTGTTGCAGTGTTTATCTTCTGCTGGCTTCCCTTCTACATCTTTAATGTATCTTCAGTGTCCCTTTTGATTGTGCCAACCCCAGGGCTAAAGGCCATGTGGGACTTTGTTGTGGTTCTGAGTTATGCCAACAGTTGTGCCAATCCAATTCTTTATGCTTTCCTTTCTGACAACTTTAAGAAGAGCTTTCAGAATGTGCTGTGCTTGTCAAAAGTCAGTGGCATGGATGAGGTGGACAGGAGCGACAGCAAACAAGACAAATCCAGGTTAAACGAGACCACAGAAACTCAGCGCACTTTGCTCAATGGAGACCTCCAAACTAGTATATGACTACCAACATCTGCATATCCAAACTAATGTACTCTGCCGGGCCTTTGAAACATGGGCTTTCACTGCTTCCAATGTACATCAATTGCATTACCAAAAAATGAGGGATTTTGCTGTAGCTGTCATGTCCGGGACACTAAGATGTTCATTATAAAGTTGTGTTGCCGCTTTCAAAGAAGATTATTACAATGTAGAGATCCATGGGATTTCCCAGTAAAAAACACTAATTAATATCTTCTCAAGAACTGCCTTAATTACTTAGCCTTTTATTTTCAAATCCTATGGTATTTCAGTTGTTCCAGCAATGGTCAATCGGAGAAGGCCAGTATCCATTTTGCAGTGCTGTTAGAATGTTTTCATTCTCTTGAACCACTGCACTTATCCTCTGCCATGAGAGGGACATAGAGTATGGGCAATATACATGTAATGAGTAACCAAGGAGacctttcataatttttttaagcTTTTCTGGGCTTTGCCTCCAGCTGTCAAGCAGATAACATAATACTCTGGATCATTACAGCACCTTGGTTGCCAGACCAGGCAAGTGCATTCAGGCAGAGTTTGGAAGACTAAGTCATGATTCTAAAGATCTACCTTTGAATGAGCACAATCTATACTTGGATGTAATGATAAAAACAGCAGATGAGCATGTATGTATTTGCCAAATATGattaataaagattaaaaaaGCAGAATCATTAAAGCCCTGTAACCAAAAAGGCTTTGGGCAAAGGAGCCCTTGCTCCCATTCTGCTATGAAGTCTCACTCCCAGTATCTTCAGGCAACCAGACTGAATAGATGTGAATGCTGGGATCTATATTATATAAGAAAAGCTGCAGTGAGTAAATATGTGTAGttaaaatgaggttcagtgtgttttaaaggagacacgATATTGGATCCTAGAACCTGGAAATCCCTGTGTATATCTAAAGACAACATTTTGCAATGGACTCTTGCTGATTATTTGGAGGAGCTTTATTGTATTTTAACTCCAAGAATACCCTATAATGTAATGTATTACGTATACCTGAAGGAGCACAAGTGTTAATAATACATTGCAATCAAGGACACAAGATGTGGGCTTAATGCTGCTATTGAGAACTCTGCTTCTGGCTTTTTGGGTTGTGTAAGGGTTAAGAGAAGATGCACAGTAAAGCTGTCGATCAAGAACCCTTGTAGAGGCCTTGGCAAAAAAAAGTGCACTCGTTACGAACTAGTAGTGAACCAAACTTTCTGCACTTTGCACGATACCAGCAGAGGTCACTTATTATGGGGAAGGTCAAAGCTGTAAACTTGTACACTGCAAGTGCTTCTGTGGTcattattgtatttgtttttatgctacttgttttctttgctttttggCATTTGTTGAGTTAAACCTGGTACTTTTTTGatggaaaaaaaacctgctacTTCTAAAAAATTTGAAGTCATTTCCTATTTGTGGAGCTGTTACCTCGGTAAATGAACCGTAGGCCAATTGACTTTTATCTGTCCAAGTAATCGCAACATGCACCGATTTTCTTCTATTCTCAAGTTATATTGTGTAAAACCTGAGCTGGTATCTTCATCACATCTGAAACACTTCACTTACTGAACACCTGCCAGTGACAATGCAGACgcctttttgtaatattttgatcTTTGTTATATTCTTTTTTCAAAACAGTGCTTAAATTATAACATGCTTGTGGCACCTTGAAAGAGAGATTGAGCCTTTTGTAAGTGTATAGAGCAGATGTACCTGAAAAAGCAACAAAGATCTATTTGTACAGTCATATGGAGCTCCTTTATTTGTTAAAGTCTTGCTTTTTAGTTGTCAATATTTCTATTTGAtaaaataccatatttttaaatgtatccaTTAGCTGGTATACgggcccttaggctaatgtcgcCCATGACTTTATGTCACTGTAAATTTTTCTCCAACAATGTTGAAGCACCAGTGACAGAATTCTAAccaacttatgtaataaaagacactaggtttgcccaggtacagtgacccatagcaaccagtaatatggtgattagtgatgagcgaatctgggcgaaaatgttgtgcgggaaaaaaaaattgtcgcccgcggctattattttgttgcacggctattcttttgacacccccaactattctttttttacgccagcaacaatttttggacgtgcggcaaattttttcatccgtttcgcgaaacaattcgccaatggcaagaagcggaaattcaccgcaaatccatgcctgccgaaacatttcacccatcactaatggtgatcagtaaatgcttcctgctgatgaATACTATAGGTCACTGTacctggccaaacttagtgccaCCAAGTTTTTTGCCTTTTGCACAATGTCCCTTCCATGTCACCCACAGGTGCAGGTCTATATTCAGCAGTGCTCTATTCATAAAGAACACCTAGGAGTGCCTCATCCTGCCCCCAAACCATTTTCAAACTTGCGTAGTAAGTGAGAGGTACTATAAtgaaaagtgtattaaaaaggaTTGAAATCTCTGTTAATTAAATGTGAACGGGAATTACAAACATGGGTGCAAACTAGCACAATGACGTAACCCTTAGTAACCAGCCAGGCATCTGCTGTATCTAGATATAATTTAATTTTAGTCAAGGCTAACCTACTAACCACAGTTTGGTTGCCATAGGCTACTGCATTGTAAACAAGTTGGCTCCATATAGATTCTGTATTTGAGGGTGTGAGGATTTTAAAAACATGAAGATGCTAAAGGTCATAAAAAATAATGAACTATTGAGGGGGGTCACACCATGAAAAAAAGGGGGCCTGGTACAAACGGTGTCTAAAGTTTAAGGCTTCAGACCATGCTCAGTTTGCTAACATTGATGAAGACAACGTAGCATCTACAGAGTAAGTAATATTGACCATGCATTGACCGAGAACCCCAACTTCCTCCTGGACTATGGTTACTGGCCAACCTGTAAAAGGACTGGGACTTCTGCAGTGTAACCAACCAAACAGAGTCGGCATATTCCAACCATTCATAAATTGGCCAAGCTGCCAATGCCAGACCAATCTGCCCACATGCTAactgaaaatatatatagaaaacttAACATAACTTAAGTACTTTAGAGAAGCCTGGAAAGACCTAGAAATCTAAATATATTTCAATTTTCTAATTTTGAACATTGGCTAAATACTAAATACTTGCCCCATTTGTTCTAAGACAGTTCAGCGGTGCTTCACATAAAGCCAGGGCCTACTAGAACCTGTACCCATTGGCAGATCCTCTGGGCTAGTCTGACTCTTACATTCTTATTTAGCCTCAAAACAACAGCGTCCCTAGAGGTCAAACATAGATCTTGGTATTGTTATTGTCCTTTATGAAGAACTTTAAGACCTTCCTCCATGAGTTAGGGTCACCTGCCACCTggatatgtgcccccccctctacATGTGCATGTGcacaaaaaattgcagttgcaaCCGAGATGTGGAGCTGTCGCACCCCTGAATTCCCTAAGGAGGTGCAGGTCAAGGtgcatcccctgcacccctgGTAGTAACACAACTGCAAGGAATAAGACAACTCAACCCTGTATACTAACAGCCCAGTAAATGAATGTCTTCTTTGTTGTAACTGTGGAAACCTGTGTTTTCCCCAATAGAACTACTGTCTATTTAAGGAAACTTAATGGTAGGTAATCTATTAAAAGTACTGCACTCTCTGGAAATTTTTTGTTGTTGGCTTTGCTGCCATAATCAGTCTCTGCATCTTCATTTAAGCCTTTTTAATGGCTGCAAAATACAATGGCTCCAGTACCCAGCCAGCTGAGACTATAGGTTCTGCACTGCCCTCTCTCACCTCAGTGCTCATTCCAGAGAAAAATATGTCCAGACATAGAGTTTTCCTTTGTCTGCCTCAACAGACCTCTCACTTTGAATAGAATGATTCTGATGGAGGAATTAAATACACTATGACCTGTGCTAGCTGGGTTACATTATTATTGGTTCTCTAGTGATTCctcttgtttcctcagtactggAGTGCCTATTGTGTAAATTGTATGACTATACAAGGCCTTCAGTCACGATGTTCTGGCCTACGCTTCAACAAATGGAACCCATGTGTCTTTGCATGACAAATTACAGCTAATGGTGGAAACATGCTGTTTACCCAGGGCTAATTcaattagaaaaagaaaatcgcTGCCATTATTTAATATTACTAATTTAAATTagtttatttataattaaattaaCGTTGTTGTAGGTcgtatttggccttttttggtgATTATTGTAAGTATTTGCCCTCCATTTTTATGTATCTCCAGCCTGGAGTTATCCAATTATGACAACCAGAAATGTTGTAAGGTTAGATTTGTATTGTAATAGAGATTTACTGTGTGTGCCCCGGTGTTCATAAACCCTTTGGTTTAACCGCAACCGCAATCACTGACCTCAGCTACCAGACAACACGTTACTGCCAGACTAATAAAAGCTAATTTATTGCCTTGGAACCCCACTGCATTACAAAATGTTATTTCACAAAAGGTAATGTGAGTTTAAggtaaatttccacatttccacT includes:
- the sstr2 gene encoding somatostatin receptor type 2, producing the protein MEQDYSELSNTTELWFTSLSQLDIFGRVTPTNASISNSTTYYDMTSNAILTFIYFVVCIVGLCGNTLVIYVILRYAKMKTITNIYILNLAIADELFMLGLPFLAMQVALVHWPFGKAICRIVMTVDGINQFTSIFCLTVMSIDRYLAVVHPIKSAKWRRPRTAKMVNAAVWTVSLLVIMPIMTYAGVQSYHGRGSCTIIWPGNSSAWYTGFIIYAFILGFLVPLSIICLCYLFIIIKVKSSGIRVGSSKRKRSEKKVTRMVSIVVAVFIFCWLPFYIFNVSSVSLLIVPTPGLKAMWDFVVVLSYANSCANPILYAFLSDNFKKSFQNVLCLSKVSGMDEVDRSDSKQDKSRLNETTETQRTLLNGDLQTSI